In Neofelis nebulosa isolate mNeoNeb1 chromosome 7, mNeoNeb1.pri, whole genome shotgun sequence, the following proteins share a genomic window:
- the MKRN3 gene encoding probable E3 ubiquitin-protein ligase makorin-3 — MEEPAAPTEASEAPGASTGAEAAREGAPGPSLRTRPVFRQFAATGPAPLRASRLRPAQAAGGGAGPSRMQGRSGGSWTKQVICRYYLHGLCKEGENCRYSHDLSGQQLAREGHGSLPQASADQGPSTAAHTETLPQEVAKAPSAAPSCSLPVIGLAAERGFFEAERDNAGLEAAGGASVEGWENAIEFVPGQPYRGRMVPFVPRAPLQSPVTEREQIAVGRGQQLCRDAAMGQCFRGESCMYIHGEICDMCGLQVLHPVDAVQRADHTKACIEAHEKDMELSFAVQRSMDKVCGICMEVVYEKVNPSDCRFGILSNCNHTYCLKCIRRWRTDKQFGNRIVKSCPQCRVTSNFVIPSEFWVEEEEEKQKLIQQYKEAMSNKTCRYFAEGRGYCPFGENCFYKHATPEGPGEDPQRQGAEASGAHCSQLLEPTQVGEGEMPFKSSKKKLVMLRLANLLFKCFLSLGKSAFFVVFFFSEDQWDLLHYKLEKYSSLNL, encoded by the coding sequence ATGGAAGAGCCTGCAGCTCCCACTGAAGCCTCTGAGGCACCTGGGGCATCTACGGGTGCCGAGGCAGCAAGGGAGGGTGCACCTGGGCCTAGTCTCCGCACACGCCCGGTCTTCCGGCAATTTGCGGCTACAGGTCCGGCCCCCCTTCGCGCGTCACGTCTGAGGCCTGCCCAGGctgcagggggcggggctgggcccAGTCGCATGCAGGGCCGGAGTGGTGGCAGCTGGACGAAGCAAGTCATCTGCAGGTATTATCTGCATGGGCTTTGCAAGGAGGGGGAGAATTGTCGCTACTCACATGACCTCTCAGGCCAGCAGTTGGCCAGGGAGGGCCATGGTTCACTGCCTCAGGCCTCTGCAGACCAAGGCCCTAGCACGGCTGCGCATACTGAGACCCTGCCTCAGGAAGTGGCGAAAGCCCCCTCTGCTGCGCCTTCATGCTCCTTGCCTGTGATTGGCTTGGCTGCTGAAAGGGGTTTCTTTGAAGCTGAGAGAGACAATGCAGGCCTTGAAGCTGCAGGAGGAGCCAGTGTAGAAGGCTGGGAGAATGCTATTGAATTTGTACCCGGGCAACCCTATAGGGGCCGCATGGTCCCTTTTGTTCCCAGGGCTCCTTTACAGAGCCCAGTGACTGAGAGGGAACAGATTGCAGTGGGCAGGGGTCAGCAGCTTTGCCGTGATGCTGCCATGGGGCAGTGCTTTCGTGGGGAGAGTTGTATGTATATCCATGGAGAGATATGCGATATGTGTGGGCTTCAGGTCTTGCACCCTGTGGATGCTGTGCAGAGGGCAGACCATACAAAGGCTTGCATTGAAGCACACGAGAAGGATATGGAACTCTCATTTGCAGTGCAGCGAAGTATGGACAAGGTGTGTGGCATCTGCATGGAGGTTGTCTATGAGAAAGTCAACCCTAGTGACTGCCGCTTTGGCATCCTCTCCAACTGCAACCACACCTACTGTCTTAAGTGTATCCGCAGGTGGAGGACTGACAAACAGTTTGGCAACAGGATCGTCAAGTCCTGTCCACAGTGCAGGGTTACCTCCAACTTTGTCATTCCCAGTGAGTtctgggtggaggaggaggaagagaaacagaaacttaTTCAGCAGTACAAGGAGGCAATGAGCAACAAGACTTGCAGGTATTTTGCTGAAGGCAGGGGTTACTGCCCATTTGGAGAGAACTGTTTTTACAAGCATGCAACCCCTGAGGGCCCAGGAGAGGATCCTCAGAGGCAGGGTGCTGAGGCATCCGGTGCTCACTGCAGTCAACTTTTGGAGCCTACTCAGGTGGGAGAGGGCGAGATGCCctttaaaagcagtaaaaaaaagcTTGTCATGCTTCGGCTGGCCAATCTGTTGTTTAAGTGTTTTCTTTCACTGGGAAAGAGTgcgttttttgttgttttttttttctcagaggaCCAGTGGGACTTACTTCATTATAAGCTGGAAAAATATTCCAGTTTGAATCTGTAG